A window from Corynebacterium singulare encodes these proteins:
- a CDS encoding non-ribosomal peptide synthetase: protein MIKEEQIREELLASLHQILGEDAEIGIDDNLLSHGLESLPTVRLLADWMKQGHRVSFGDFMRAPTVRQWAKMLVESTPNHSTDAIESPKDGFAAPIDDSVPFDLTDVQYAYWIGRNSSQQLGGVGTHGYVEVESRSINIDRLQQSWLTLLRSHPMLRACYTEDGKQYVLPEPPHPTILVHDLTKMDESTREEALLSTRERLSHRLLDIATGHVVSLEVSLLPQDVAVIHFDIDLLVCDVQSFQIILHDLAHHYATGEAPDADPSWSFARYLAGHAREGVADIDRDQAYWRNRLSELPGAPTLPMSHGTNEEQAHRFVRRSRSFDSATWSRLREVCEHHATTPAMVLLTAYARTIGQWSENKKFLMAVPLFNRGSDTAIKNVVADFTALTLTSIDQSTRRTFSEDLKDIQASFYEDSSHSQYSAVRVLRDLRASRGEQVLAPVVFSCNLGDPLVGQEFIDTFGEISYMISQTPQVWIDLQVFTTVNGFLIVCDAVEQLFPEKMLDDLFATLVMEIDKAITDDLSHSDPVESPGAQARRASRAEVASWRLPDTTLVDEVIAAARCHPQATAIRSASGDVITYQDLEEQATTIASALVNSGVGRGALIAVMVERGPRQIIGALAAMMAGGAYVPVSLQQPESRIAALLGASQVTHLITDRPDKVLSETAVQVVDFTSATGTANLPQLHPQDPAYVIYTSGTTGTPKGVEICHGAAWNTISEINRRLGVGPTDRLLSVSSFDFDLSVYDAFGLLSAGGELVTIPDDARRDAKKWVSLVDSLGITIWNSVPTLFEMLLSAADRTPGKLSSIRHVLLSGDWIDTSLPERMRTVTPQAHLLAMGGATEASIWSNGLDLDVVSPEWTSIPYGRPLAKQMYRVVSSNGQDCPDYSVGELWIGGLGVATQYVGDPGLTETKFVISEDSRWYRTGDMGRFWADGTIEFLGRSDNQVKVRGHRIELGEIESACEALLPIERAVCITHQGASSSPSLVTFAQFTPSHVARTTPEQFATSLRAKVNDVLTEGDIRTSVEHDEHLQTAYAFSVMRRWEEQLTGVGTPNHLREHRNRWQTWLGKADEHPATADLLLDDESFGALERFVTPFEQAFVMAEKQRSIAEFIQSPDSMSVEQFLATRPLGRLVHRVLGAVVRECSTHSTSELKILEIGSRRPEASADYAAIAGTSAYVLADPYRHHLEHAGQRVGNTFTYRQLGVTSTPQPTPGEAVTKADLVLCNQTLHQSEDIEKTLCEAWGLSAPGATMVVVEPTAPSPMSDITAAFIANNTTDARAETGTVLLSARSWKEILQRTGWKPVEHVEITKTTALIIAERASSNESVTLCDSDYAKATNLLATRLPEYMLPKRILELAKFPLTSNGKIDRKALTALVPEYFDNEPAVTELPHTATEKRLIDIWDELLHTSSNVNSDYFRLGGDSLTATRLRRTIEQCFGVEFPLENIFDVPLLRDMAARIDQIAEVPHQQSDLPKIVHGSEQYAPFPLTEVQQSYLIGSSGAIELGDVSSHCYFEMSTACLDPERVEDAFNALIKRHPMLRTVVCEDGLSQRVLPEVPRYRIALIRSGNADNEDTLDEIREEMSRQKFDPTQWPCFDVRYVAEPDAGRLLLSFDNLFIDGWSMFHIFREWKQAYDHGVDSLDPAIPYSFKDYVEATIELSHSDIHKRDQAYWESAVDTIYPAPQLPVTDTNGANTSQFCRHHALVDAAKWRRIKQRVREEGMTEAVFLAEVYAEVLARYSDEPRLSINLTRFDRTRFAPEVDHIVGDFTSLSILSVDTQCAPSFRDRAAALHRRMFSNLDHGSVSGVSVQRMLTKQRGARVTMPVVFTCGLGVVEHPESDQSPYLGVIDHGLSQTPQVWMDLQVYEHDGGLMLNMDAVEAIFPDDMVAELFTSLTATLSHLAESPELWNAPTSTIAPTTNAPTADRINDTDRELPGADKSLLGLYQKGLAEHGDNLAVIDATTQWTYEQLNEQSDKWAQLIAATDPAPGDLVGIMMEKSAQQIAAVLGAMKAGCAYLPLSVDQPVGRNTSIINDAGASIVAMDHPDDDFAALAEHCTVITLADVARHRPGDQALSESSPTPSSLAYVIYTSGTTGTPKGVAITHESAVNTIVDVNERLGVTPTDRILGISELNFDLSVYDIFGMFARGATLVLPSPADKRDPQCWADAVTTHSVTLWNSVPALFSMYVEHLRERSLIGSSVRSALLSGDWIPVNIAYQVSTLFRDCTVFAAGGATEASIWSNWYEVGVDDASRTSIPYGTPLANQRMYILDEALNPRPTHVPGDLYIAGRGLAMGYWKDPEKTAASFITHPRTGERMYRTGDKALYNHLGHIIFLGREDGQVKVNGYRIELGEIESTARKFNELRDCVAVNDHGIVLYVVTHEGFNMAALNNHLAESLPAYMRPRVISRIDGLPRSWNGKIDRKSLEGKTFEQPQTRERSRNHRDSGIITILQDLLGPKEISIDDDFFTIGADSLTAVRLTNSIRREMSVEISIRDVFNHPTVRELSDLIADIVGSDVEEGEI from the coding sequence ATGATCAAAGAGGAACAAATTCGCGAAGAACTCCTCGCCTCGCTCCACCAGATCCTCGGCGAAGATGCCGAAATCGGCATCGACGACAACCTGCTCTCCCACGGCCTGGAGTCACTTCCAACAGTCCGTCTGCTCGCTGATTGGATGAAACAGGGACACCGCGTCTCCTTTGGAGATTTCATGCGCGCCCCAACGGTAAGGCAGTGGGCGAAGATGCTTGTAGAATCCACACCAAACCACAGCACTGACGCCATTGAGTCCCCCAAAGATGGGTTTGCCGCTCCCATCGACGATTCCGTACCCTTTGACCTCACAGATGTCCAATACGCCTATTGGATTGGCCGCAATTCCTCGCAGCAACTGGGCGGGGTGGGCACCCACGGCTACGTAGAGGTCGAATCCCGCAGTATCAATATCGACCGATTGCAACAAAGCTGGCTGACGCTGCTACGTTCCCACCCGATGTTGCGCGCCTGCTACACCGAAGATGGCAAGCAATATGTGCTGCCAGAGCCGCCCCACCCCACCATCCTCGTTCATGACCTCACCAAGATGGACGAGTCCACGCGCGAAGAAGCTCTGCTATCCACGCGCGAACGCCTTTCGCACCGACTGTTGGACATAGCTACCGGCCATGTGGTATCTTTAGAAGTCAGCCTCCTCCCTCAGGATGTAGCAGTTATTCACTTCGATATCGACCTGCTTGTGTGCGATGTGCAGAGTTTCCAAATTATCTTGCACGACCTCGCCCACCATTACGCCACCGGTGAAGCCCCCGACGCCGACCCGTCGTGGAGTTTCGCTCGCTACCTCGCTGGACACGCTCGCGAAGGCGTCGCCGATATCGACCGTGACCAGGCATACTGGCGCAATCGCCTCTCCGAGTTGCCGGGTGCCCCAACCTTGCCGATGAGCCACGGCACCAACGAGGAACAAGCACACCGGTTTGTACGCCGCAGTCGATCATTCGATTCGGCAACTTGGTCGCGCTTGCGTGAGGTGTGTGAACACCACGCTACTACCCCAGCAATGGTGTTGCTGACCGCCTACGCCCGCACCATCGGCCAATGGAGCGAGAATAAAAAATTCCTCATGGCCGTACCTCTGTTCAACCGCGGTTCAGACACAGCGATAAAGAATGTCGTCGCAGACTTTACCGCCCTGACACTCACCAGTATCGATCAGTCCACACGCCGCACTTTCAGCGAGGACCTCAAGGATATACAGGCCTCTTTCTATGAGGATTCGTCACATTCACAGTATTCGGCGGTGCGGGTGCTGCGAGACCTACGTGCTTCCAGAGGTGAGCAAGTTTTGGCTCCCGTGGTGTTCTCCTGCAACCTGGGAGACCCACTGGTTGGCCAAGAGTTTATAGATACCTTCGGAGAGATTAGCTACATGATCTCCCAGACCCCCCAGGTGTGGATTGACCTCCAAGTCTTCACCACCGTCAACGGCTTCCTAATCGTCTGCGACGCAGTTGAACAGTTGTTCCCCGAGAAGATGCTGGACGATCTCTTCGCCACCCTAGTGATGGAGATTGACAAGGCAATCACCGACGATCTCTCGCATTCAGACCCGGTAGAGAGCCCAGGAGCGCAGGCCCGTCGAGCGTCACGTGCCGAAGTTGCCTCTTGGCGGCTGCCTGACACCACCCTTGTCGATGAGGTGATTGCCGCTGCACGGTGCCACCCCCAGGCCACGGCCATTCGCAGTGCAAGCGGCGACGTTATTACCTACCAAGATTTGGAAGAGCAAGCCACCACCATCGCCTCTGCTTTGGTGAATTCCGGGGTTGGGCGAGGCGCTTTGATTGCAGTGATGGTGGAGCGTGGTCCTCGCCAGATTATTGGTGCGCTAGCCGCGATGATGGCGGGCGGAGCATATGTACCGGTGAGTCTACAGCAACCGGAATCTCGTATTGCCGCTCTCTTGGGGGCAAGCCAAGTAACGCATCTGATTACTGACCGACCCGATAAGGTTCTGAGCGAAACTGCAGTTCAGGTAGTAGATTTCACGAGCGCTACCGGCACAGCCAATCTTCCGCAGCTGCATCCACAAGACCCAGCCTATGTAATCTACACCTCTGGGACCACTGGAACACCAAAAGGAGTCGAGATTTGCCACGGTGCTGCATGGAACACCATTAGCGAGATCAACCGTCGCCTGGGCGTTGGTCCGACAGACCGCCTACTAAGCGTATCTTCCTTTGATTTCGATCTCTCGGTGTACGACGCCTTCGGGCTCCTTTCTGCTGGCGGCGAACTGGTAACCATCCCAGATGATGCGCGCCGCGACGCCAAGAAGTGGGTATCGCTGGTGGATAGTTTAGGCATAACTATCTGGAATTCGGTGCCTACTTTGTTTGAGATGCTTTTATCTGCGGCTGATCGGACACCGGGCAAGCTCAGCAGCATACGCCATGTTCTGCTATCTGGCGACTGGATTGATACCAGCCTGCCTGAGCGCATGCGCACGGTTACCCCGCAGGCACACCTATTAGCTATGGGCGGTGCGACGGAGGCATCTATCTGGTCCAATGGTCTCGACCTCGATGTAGTGTCACCCGAGTGGACCTCAATTCCCTATGGTCGGCCGCTTGCCAAACAGATGTACCGGGTGGTGTCCAGCAATGGCCAGGACTGTCCCGATTATTCTGTGGGGGAGCTGTGGATTGGCGGCCTGGGCGTAGCTACACAATATGTCGGCGACCCCGGACTCACCGAAACTAAGTTCGTAATCTCGGAGGACTCACGTTGGTACCGCACAGGCGATATGGGCCGGTTCTGGGCCGATGGGACGATCGAGTTTTTAGGCCGCTCGGATAACCAAGTCAAAGTTCGTGGCCACCGCATCGAACTCGGCGAGATCGAGTCCGCGTGTGAAGCGTTGCTGCCAATAGAGCGTGCCGTGTGTATCACGCACCAAGGTGCATCATCGTCACCATCTTTGGTTACGTTTGCTCAGTTCACACCGTCACATGTTGCCCGAACTACTCCGGAGCAGTTTGCGACGTCATTGCGCGCCAAAGTCAACGACGTGCTGACCGAGGGCGACATCCGCACGTCCGTCGAGCACGATGAGCATTTACAGACCGCATATGCCTTCTCAGTGATGCGACGCTGGGAGGAGCAACTCACCGGCGTGGGGACCCCAAACCACCTCCGCGAACACCGTAATCGCTGGCAGACATGGCTAGGCAAAGCAGATGAACACCCGGCTACCGCAGACTTGCTTCTAGACGACGAGTCGTTCGGCGCGTTAGAGCGTTTTGTCACCCCCTTCGAGCAAGCCTTCGTAATGGCGGAGAAGCAGCGCAGTATCGCTGAGTTCATCCAAAGCCCAGATTCGATGTCGGTGGAGCAATTCCTCGCAACCCGTCCGTTGGGTCGGTTGGTTCACCGGGTCCTCGGCGCGGTTGTGCGTGAATGCAGTACCCACTCAACCAGCGAGCTCAAGATTCTTGAGATCGGGTCACGCCGGCCCGAGGCCTCTGCGGACTACGCGGCTATCGCGGGGACGAGCGCATACGTGCTCGCTGATCCCTATCGTCATCACCTCGAACATGCCGGACAACGTGTTGGTAACACCTTCACGTACCGCCAGCTCGGAGTCACTAGCACGCCCCAACCGACTCCTGGGGAGGCAGTGACGAAGGCGGACTTGGTGCTGTGCAACCAGACGCTGCACCAGAGCGAGGACATCGAGAAAACGCTCTGTGAGGCCTGGGGCCTCAGCGCCCCTGGAGCAACGATGGTGGTGGTAGAGCCCACTGCCCCCTCCCCGATGTCCGATATCACCGCCGCATTTATTGCCAACAATACCACGGACGCTCGGGCCGAAACCGGTACAGTACTACTCAGCGCCCGCAGCTGGAAAGAAATCCTGCAGCGCACTGGGTGGAAACCTGTAGAGCATGTAGAGATCACTAAAACGACGGCGCTTATCATCGCCGAACGCGCTAGTTCCAACGAATCGGTCACACTATGCGATTCTGACTATGCCAAGGCTACAAACCTACTGGCCACCCGCCTTCCGGAGTACATGCTACCGAAACGCATCCTGGAGCTAGCGAAGTTTCCACTCACCAGCAACGGCAAGATTGACCGCAAAGCGCTCACAGCATTAGTGCCGGAATACTTCGACAACGAGCCCGCTGTCACCGAACTTCCGCACACCGCCACCGAGAAACGGCTCATCGATATCTGGGATGAGCTGCTGCACACCAGCTCCAACGTGAACTCAGACTACTTTCGCTTGGGTGGTGATTCTCTCACAGCAACACGCCTGCGCCGTACCATCGAACAGTGTTTTGGCGTGGAATTTCCGTTAGAGAATATCTTTGACGTTCCGTTGCTGCGCGACATGGCCGCCCGAATTGACCAGATAGCCGAAGTCCCCCACCAGCAATCGGATCTTCCCAAGATTGTTCACGGGTCTGAACAGTACGCTCCGTTCCCGCTGACTGAGGTGCAGCAGTCCTATCTCATCGGCAGCTCTGGAGCCATCGAACTCGGCGACGTTTCCAGCCACTGTTACTTTGAAATGTCCACTGCCTGCTTAGACCCGGAGCGAGTGGAAGACGCGTTCAATGCCCTGATTAAACGCCATCCCATGCTGCGCACCGTCGTGTGTGAGGACGGATTGAGTCAGCGTGTGTTGCCCGAAGTACCACGCTACCGCATTGCCCTCATTCGCTCCGGCAACGCCGACAATGAGGATACTCTCGATGAAATCCGAGAGGAAATGTCCCGCCAGAAGTTTGATCCCACTCAGTGGCCATGCTTTGACGTGCGCTACGTAGCCGAGCCCGACGCGGGTCGACTGCTTTTAAGTTTCGATAACTTGTTTATCGACGGCTGGAGCATGTTCCACATTTTCCGTGAGTGGAAGCAGGCCTACGACCACGGCGTAGACAGTCTCGATCCGGCAATCCCCTATTCATTTAAAGACTATGTCGAAGCCACGATTGAACTGTCACACAGCGACATCCATAAGCGTGACCAAGCCTACTGGGAATCGGCAGTGGATACTATTTATCCTGCACCGCAGTTGCCGGTGACCGACACAAACGGCGCTAATACCTCGCAGTTTTGCCGCCACCACGCCCTGGTGGACGCTGCGAAGTGGCGCCGTATTAAGCAACGGGTACGTGAGGAGGGGATGACCGAAGCCGTATTCCTAGCCGAGGTATACGCCGAAGTCCTAGCGAGGTACAGCGATGAGCCGCGACTTAGCATCAACCTGACCCGGTTCGACCGCACTCGGTTCGCCCCCGAGGTTGACCACATAGTTGGCGACTTCACCAGCCTATCTATTCTCAGCGTGGATACCCAGTGTGCACCATCGTTCCGGGACCGCGCTGCAGCGCTACACAGGCGCATGTTCAGCAATCTCGATCACGGCAGTGTCTCCGGCGTGTCGGTGCAGCGAATGCTTACTAAGCAACGCGGTGCTCGGGTAACCATGCCGGTGGTCTTCACGTGTGGCCTGGGCGTCGTGGAGCACCCCGAGTCAGATCAGAGTCCTTACCTGGGCGTAATCGATCATGGCCTATCGCAGACGCCACAGGTATGGATGGACCTCCAGGTCTATGAACACGATGGTGGCCTGATGCTGAATATGGACGCGGTCGAGGCGATCTTCCCCGACGACATGGTGGCGGAGCTTTTCACCAGCCTTACAGCCACTCTCTCGCACCTCGCAGAGTCCCCTGAACTCTGGAACGCGCCCACCAGTACCATAGCTCCGACGACCAACGCGCCCACCGCAGATCGAATCAACGACACAGACCGGGAACTCCCCGGAGCGGATAAGAGCCTACTGGGGCTGTATCAGAAGGGACTTGCCGAGCATGGTGACAACCTCGCGGTGATAGACGCCACCACGCAATGGACATACGAGCAACTCAATGAGCAGTCGGATAAGTGGGCCCAGCTTATTGCTGCAACTGACCCGGCGCCTGGTGATCTCGTTGGCATCATGATGGAAAAGTCCGCACAACAGATCGCAGCGGTACTAGGCGCAATGAAGGCCGGATGCGCCTACTTGCCGCTGAGCGTGGACCAACCGGTGGGGCGTAACACTTCCATCATCAACGATGCGGGTGCATCCATTGTTGCGATGGACCATCCGGACGATGATTTCGCTGCGTTAGCCGAGCACTGCACAGTCATCACTCTGGCCGATGTCGCCCGGCATCGGCCAGGTGACCAGGCCTTAAGCGAATCGAGTCCGACACCCAGCTCGCTTGCGTACGTCATCTACACGTCTGGTACGACGGGCACTCCCAAAGGAGTAGCCATCACCCACGAGTCGGCGGTCAATACGATTGTCGATGTCAACGAACGCCTCGGGGTGACTCCGACCGACCGGATATTGGGGATTTCAGAGCTAAACTTCGATCTATCGGTATACGACATCTTCGGGATGTTCGCGCGGGGTGCTACCTTGGTGTTGCCATCTCCAGCAGACAAACGTGATCCGCAGTGCTGGGCAGATGCCGTAACTACGCACTCGGTGACGCTGTGGAACTCTGTGCCAGCACTTTTTTCGATGTACGTGGAACACCTCCGCGAACGGAGCCTCATTGGTTCCTCCGTACGGTCGGCACTACTCAGCGGAGATTGGATACCTGTAAATATCGCTTACCAGGTCAGCACCCTCTTCCGGGACTGCACAGTTTTCGCTGCTGGGGGTGCTACCGAGGCATCGATATGGTCAAACTGGTACGAGGTAGGCGTCGATGATGCCTCGCGTACCAGCATTCCCTATGGAACGCCGCTGGCAAATCAGCGAATGTACATCCTCGATGAGGCCCTGAACCCCCGACCCACGCATGTGCCGGGAGACCTTTACATTGCCGGACGTGGCCTGGCCATGGGGTACTGGAAGGACCCAGAGAAGACCGCAGCATCATTCATCACCCACCCCCGCACCGGCGAACGAATGTACCGCACGGGCGACAAGGCCCTCTACAATCACCTTGGTCACATCATCTTCCTGGGGCGCGAGGACGGTCAGGTTAAGGTCAACGGCTACCGCATCGAACTCGGTGAGATCGAGTCAACAGCACGAAAATTCAACGAACTCCGCGATTGCGTCGCTGTCAACGACCATGGCATTGTTCTCTACGTTGTTACGCATGAGGGCTTTAACATGGCAGCACTCAATAACCACCTCGCCGAGTCTCTCCCTGCCTATATGCGTCCACGCGTGATATCACGCATTGATGGGCTACCACGGTCTTGGAACGGCAAGATTGATCGCAAGAGTTTAGAAGGAAAAACCTTTGAACAACCACAAACAAGGGAACGCTCTCGTAATCACCGAGATTCGGGTATCATTACCATCTTGCAAGATCTCCTCGGGCCCAAGGAGATCAGCATCGACGATGACTTCTTCACCATCGGTGCCGACTCGCTCACGGCCGTGCGGCTTACTAACTCGATTCGTCGAGAAATGTCAGTAGAGATCTCCATACGTGACGTATTCAACCATCCAACGGTCCGAGAATTGTCCGACCTGATCGCCGACATCGTCGGCAGCGACGTAGAAGAAGGCGAAATTTAG
- a CDS encoding VOC family protein: protein MANVGHIIYKADDLENSINYFRSRGFDVEPGQQKNAASALIYFCEGPYLEIRERADVPPFFRQLLHLTGNGKFVDSYDRFATMSQGYSRVVLEAQRKEFDHIKEIFDSHQTKSLTIPFSRKDPAGRRLACWCLSPDDWAIPLFVTPFAIDTHRSTPHPNGITHITDIDFAASEKTLSICKHVGVDGGLTCRSGTGTIDLEFA from the coding sequence ATGGCTAATGTGGGACACATTATCTATAAAGCAGACGACCTAGAGAACTCAATTAATTACTTCCGTTCGCGCGGCTTTGACGTTGAACCAGGACAACAGAAAAACGCTGCAAGCGCGCTTATTTATTTCTGCGAGGGTCCCTACCTGGAGATACGAGAGCGAGCCGACGTACCACCGTTTTTCCGCCAACTTTTACACCTTACTGGCAATGGAAAATTCGTCGACTCCTATGACAGATTCGCCACCATGTCACAGGGGTACTCACGGGTGGTACTGGAGGCGCAGCGCAAGGAATTTGACCACATAAAGGAGATTTTTGATTCTCATCAAACCAAGAGCCTGACAATCCCGTTCTCCCGCAAGGATCCCGCTGGCAGACGGCTCGCCTGCTGGTGTCTGTCACCCGACGACTGGGCGATCCCGCTTTTCGTGACCCCCTTTGCCATTGATACCCATCGCAGCACCCCGCATCCTAACGGGATTACCCACATAACCGACATCGATTTTGCGGCCAGTGAGAAGACATTAAGCATTTGTAAGCACGTTGGTGTCGACGGCGGCCTCACCTGCCGTTCCGGCACAGGCACGATTGATTTGGAGTTTGCATGA
- a CDS encoding AMP-binding protein encodes MRGRDIDRNSVLKHYEGTGHLARKSLCQELFESSEIYSDHVAVIADDAHLTYAQLEQSLCVFTEELRESGLSPGDHVLLQLPNTAAYVVTLLALMRVGAIPTLLLPAHREAEVAALCESLHPVAYIGGRDHLGFDTVAMVEAMGPGELGLKELWADNGPTHDKESSYRVLPGLFTAPISTKCSPPTKWPDPRSVALNLLSGGTTNMPKIIPRVHEAYAYNTRAAAQCCGVGPDTVYLAVLSTSHDFALAQPGILGTLLSGGTVVLCTSAAFDEAFPAIATHGVTLTALVPAVAEVWVEAAEWFPADFSSLERIIIGAAALNDGLGEAIQDRFGVRIHQGYGMGEGITTFTRIDDPPAVILGTQGRPISDADELVIDGPGGEPGEILEKGPYTFFGYEGNRDTPDCFTEDGFFRTGDRGYLTEDGNLVLYGRVVEQINRLGENVSPSEVETLLSGTPGISAAAVFPMPDRALGERTVAAIVAQPGVNRSAILDDFLTRGVARYKVPDQVITVDEIPLINIGKVDKKKLRALAAAQFTDRESEQS; translated from the coding sequence ATGAGAGGGCGCGATATCGACCGCAACAGTGTGTTGAAGCATTACGAAGGCACCGGCCACCTGGCCCGAAAAAGCCTGTGCCAGGAACTGTTCGAATCATCCGAGATTTATTCGGACCATGTAGCTGTCATCGCTGACGACGCACACCTGACCTACGCACAACTCGAGCAATCACTTTGTGTGTTCACCGAGGAGCTACGAGAAAGCGGCCTCTCGCCAGGAGACCACGTGCTACTGCAACTGCCAAACACCGCAGCGTATGTGGTGACTCTGCTTGCGCTGATGCGCGTGGGTGCTATCCCAACCCTGCTGCTTCCCGCGCATAGAGAGGCCGAAGTTGCAGCGTTGTGTGAGTCTTTACACCCAGTTGCTTATATCGGTGGCCGCGACCATCTCGGTTTTGACACCGTAGCCATGGTAGAGGCTATGGGACCCGGCGAGCTCGGACTCAAAGAACTGTGGGCCGATAACGGACCCACGCACGACAAGGAGTCCTCGTACCGAGTTCTGCCAGGTCTCTTCACTGCCCCGATTTCTACCAAATGTTCTCCGCCTACTAAGTGGCCGGATCCACGCAGCGTTGCGCTGAATCTTTTGTCTGGCGGAACCACGAACATGCCAAAAATAATTCCCCGGGTACATGAGGCGTATGCATATAACACCCGTGCGGCGGCACAGTGCTGCGGCGTCGGGCCAGATACGGTATACTTGGCGGTTCTATCTACCTCTCATGATTTCGCCTTAGCTCAGCCCGGGATTCTGGGCACCTTGCTTTCGGGCGGCACTGTGGTTCTGTGCACCAGCGCAGCCTTCGATGAGGCGTTTCCGGCCATTGCGACCCACGGGGTCACGCTGACTGCACTAGTTCCTGCGGTAGCCGAGGTGTGGGTGGAGGCCGCAGAGTGGTTTCCCGCAGATTTCTCTTCCTTGGAGCGAATTATCATTGGCGCAGCGGCGCTTAACGACGGCTTAGGTGAGGCAATACAGGATCGTTTCGGTGTGCGTATCCACCAGGGTTATGGCATGGGTGAAGGCATCACTACGTTCACGCGTATTGATGACCCTCCAGCGGTGATTCTTGGCACGCAAGGTCGTCCCATCTCTGATGCTGACGAGTTGGTAATCGATGGCCCGGGAGGCGAGCCGGGAGAGATACTAGAAAAGGGCCCTTATACTTTCTTCGGCTACGAAGGAAACCGCGATACCCCGGACTGTTTCACCGAGGATGGTTTCTTCCGCACCGGTGACCGTGGCTACCTTACCGAGGACGGCAACCTGGTGCTGTACGGGCGCGTGGTTGAACAGATCAATCGCCTGGGCGAAAACGTCTCCCCTTCTGAGGTCGAGACACTCTTGTCTGGAACTCCAGGCATTAGTGCTGCAGCCGTCTTCCCAATGCCAGATAGAGCACTGGGAGAGCGCACCGTTGCAGCCATCGTCGCCCAACCAGGCGTTAACCGCTCCGCCATTCTGGATGATTTCCTCACCCGAGGCGTAGCCCGATACAAGGTGCCGGACCAGGTGATCACTGTCGACGAAATTCCACTGATCAACATCGGCAAGGTCGACAAGAAAAAGCTGCGTGCTCTCGCGGCAGCGCAATTTACTGACCGTGAATCCGAACAAAGCTGA